In Aspergillus chevalieri M1 DNA, chromosome 7, nearly complete sequence, the sequence CCATACGATGATCCGTCGGGATTGGTAGAGCCACCTGAAAGTCCGTTACCGACCAAGGCCCAATTGGATACCGTTAGAATcgccgatgatgaggatctggATGACGACATGGACGAGGACGCAATGGAGAAACTGCGGCGGGAGCGCGAGGCAAGAGCACAGGCATTGACTCTGGAAATGGTTGGAGATCTTCCATTCGCTGAAGTCAAGCCGCCTGAGAATGTCTTGTTCGTCTGCAAGCTAAACCCGGTCACGCAGGGTATGTTCACTTGATTTTCACTGTTCAGACTTCGTACTAACACTGTTCTAGACGAGGATCTCCACTTGATTTTCAGTCGTTTCGGGCAAATCCTATCCTGCGAGATCATCCGAGACAAGCGAACTGGTGACAGTCTGCAGTACGCTTTTATAGAATTCGAGAACCAGAAAGATTGCGAACAAGCATATTTCAAGATGCAGGGCGTTTTGATTGACGATCATCGTATCCACGTGGATTTCTCTCAAAGTGTAAGTCTTACCACAATGTCTCTCCTTGCTGCAGTCATCTAATTAGCAATAGGTGTCGAAACTGTCAGAAAGCTGGCGGAATGCCACCATCACTAAGCGTGGAGGTCCACGGGGTGGCTTTGGTGGTGTAGCTGAGCTTGAAAGGAAACGCCAGTATAGGGCATCCCCCGAGGTCGATCGCagagacgatgatgacgaccgTTATGGCATGGTGTTTGACAAACGTGAGGCTGCCCGGCGGCGACCTGCCTCCCGTGAGCGGTCATTGAGTCGAAGTCCACAAAGAAGCTCTCAACGAGACCGCAGAGTCAGTCCAAGTCCTAGACGGGGAGGTTCACACCGGGATCGGTACCGCGACCGATCGTACAGCCGGAGTCCACGACGAGGGGACTCTCGCCGTGATAATCGATACCGGGGTCGAGACAGATATGATGATGAGCGACGAGGTCGTGATCGTCGTGATGACGATCGATACCGAGAAAGGCGACGTCGCTAGACTCCTACATAGTATGGCGTATTGTTCTTGGGGTTTACTATTTGAAAGAAAAAGTATATTCTTTTTGCACCTCACACAGTATATGGTTCATTGTATGTAAAACCAAACTCTTGCGCAACACTGAATAGTCCATACCGACAGTCCAATAGAGTGCAGTACTAGTCGGTGTGTGCATGTACCAATGAGCAAAAAATATGCTCGGCTGAGCA encodes:
- the CYP6 gene encoding peptidyl-prolyl cis-trans isomerase Cyp6 (COG:O;~EggNog:ENOG410PGW6;~InterPro:IPR035538,IPR000504,IPR002130,IPR035979, IPR012677,IPR029000,IPR035542;~PFAM:PF00160,PF00076;~go_function: GO:0003676 - nucleic acid binding [Evidence IEA];~go_function: GO:0003755 - peptidyl-prolyl cis-trans isomerase activity [Evidence IEA];~go_process: GO:0000413 - protein peptidyl-prolyl isomerization [Evidence IEA]), with amino-acid sequence MSVLLETSLGDIVVDLLVDESPKACENFLKLCKVKYYNFSPVHNIQKNFSLQTGDPIGPDSPESDGGSSIWGLLQGPSKRTFPLELPKLKHVERGTVSMATIPASHDPDQRLAASQFLITLGDNLDYLDGKAAIFGKVVEGFDILEKVNEAFTDDRGRPLKDIRIRHTVVLDDPYDDPSGLVEPPESPLPTKAQLDTVRIADDEDLDDDMDEDAMEKLRREREARAQALTLEMVGDLPFAEVKPPENVLFVCKLNPVTQDEDLHLIFSRFGQILSCEIIRDKRTGDSLQYAFIEFENQKDCEQAYFKMQGVLIDDHRIHVDFSQSVSKLSESWRNATITKRGGPRGGFGGVAELERKRQYRASPEVDRRDDDDDRYGMVFDKREAARRRPASRERSLSRSPQRSSQRDRRVSPSPRRGGSHRDRYRDRSYSRSPRRGDSRRDNRYRGRDRYDDERRGRDRRDDDRYRERRRR